In the genome of Cercospora beticola chromosome 2, complete sequence, one region contains:
- a CDS encoding uncharacterized protein (BUSCO:EOG09263760) has translation MESEERPAKIRKLSHDASVEPADVKMLTSGGSPDFQEQAAEGGHSQHSDEDGIAAEAHAADGISLSEIEIQAAGVSTNGDSADPPLSKSQQKKLKRKAEWEAKREDRKHERKAKLQAKRERKREAKQQAIEQGIPLPEPAKAIYKKATQLPITIMIDCDFDDLMHDGERTSLASQVTRSYSDNKNSPFRAHLTICSFGGKLRERFETVLAGQFKAWRGVRTFDENFVQTAQKAKEWMTEEQGGKLEGVFSKYKDLDEEAQRKLKDEGEVVYLSSEGTEDLLELKPYSTYIIGGLVDKNREKGICHRRATNAGVKTARLPIGHYMDMSSRKVLATNHVNEILVKWLECGDWGEAFFKVMPKRKGGKLKTAKDPEGASKHDDEADEDAEVQKNEIQEHQASTNIHASENGTNGESTDARSDRGDSLIKVEGSNSPGAS, from the coding sequence ATGGAATCAGAAGAACGGCCAGCGAAAATCAGGAAGCTTTCACATGATGCTTCCGTGGAGCCAGCAGACGTGAAGATGCTCACGTCGGGTGGAAGTCCGGATTTTCAAGAGCAAGCAGCCGAAGGCGGTCATTCGCAGCacagcgatgaagatggaatcgcagcagaagcacatGCGGCCGATGGCATCTCGCTGTCCGAGATCGAAATCCAAGCGGCTGGAGTATCGACAAATGGCGATTCCGCCGATCCGCCTCTCTCAAAATCTCAGCAGAAAAAGCTCAAGAGAAAAGCAGAATGGGAAGCCAAGCGGGAGGACCGCAAGCACGAACGAAAGGCAAAATTGCAAGCCAAGCGAGAGCGTAAACGTGAAGCGAAGCAGCAGGCCATCGAGCAAGGAATTCCACTTCCTGAGCCGGCCAAAGCCATCTACAAGAAGGCGACACAGCTACCCATTACGATCATGATTGACTGCGACTTTGACGATCTCATGCACGATGGCGAGCGAACGTCTTTGGCGTCTCAGGTAACCAGAAGCTATTCTGACAACAAGAATTCGCCCTTTCGAGCACATTTGACAATCTGCTCATTTGGTGGCAAACTCAGAGAGCGTTTCGAGACTGTCTTGGCAGGGCAGTTCAAGGCCTGGAGAGGCGTGCGCACTTTCGACGAGAATTTCGTGCAGACGGCACAAAAGGCCAAGGAATGGATGACCGAGGAGCAAGGCGGCAAACTGGAAGGCGTCTTTTCCAAGTACAAGGATCTGGACGAGGAAGCCCAACGGAAATTGAAAGACGAAGGTGAGGTCGTTTATCTGTCTTCCGAGGGCACAGAAGACTTGCTTGAACTCAAGCCATACAGCACATATATCATTGGAGGACTCGTGGATAAGAATCGTGAAAAGGGCATATGCCATCGACGAGCGACGAACGCCGGCGTCAAGACTGCGAGGCTGCCCATTGGGCACTACATGGATATGTCGAGTCGCAAAGTCTTGGCAACGAATCACGTCAATGAGATTCTGGTAAAATGGCTTGAATGTGGAGACTGGGGCGAGGCATTTTTCAAGGTTATGCCCAAACGCAAAGGTGGGAAGCTCAAGACTGCCAAAGACCCTGAAGGCGCCAGTAAGCATGACGATGAAGCGGATGAAGATGCCGAGGTGCAGAAGAACGAGATTCAGGAGCATCAAGCTTCGACGAACATTCACGCCTCGGAGAATGGCACGAACGGAGAATCGACTGATGCGAGGTCAGACCGCGGCGACAGCCTCATTAAAGTTGAAGGTAGCAATAGTCCAGGAGCATCATGA